AACAACCATTTTCCATTCAATTACAGTATTATTTAGATACAGTAACTAATAGCCTAGTTATTACCACGTGATGCTAAGGTTACATTTAAAGAGAACACCATTTATAAATAAAGTACGCATCATCTGACAGGCCATTTCCTACAGATACCATATGTcgtttcatgatttttttcagtgaataaagtgaaaaaaacactaatgttttacactgttttaCTCTTAGAGGCTATAGTAGGTGTGCCATCTATTGCTCTCATCCTCTCATACCAGTTAAATGTGACAGTTAGttatattttcaacaataaTACTGCAGTATTTCAAAACCAGCACATAAGCTCATTGCGATCATTTAACGTTACGCATAGAAATCACGCACATATCATAATAGTTAAAAACAAATTGTAACAGGAGGTTGTCTCAAATACCCCTTGCAGACAGGAAAAGGTTCTCAGCATTGAAGGCAAATTGTAACATTACACTCTAAACTTCATCACTGTTCCAAACTATGTGTTAAAGTTAATagaaaaaccaaaaagaaaCCATGAAAAGCCCAACAAAACTTTGGGGAATCGGAAGGGTCACCCCAGAAGGACATATGCATAATGACGCCCCAAGTGATCAAGTACGCGTATGGTAGTCGAGTTCCACACCTTAGCTATATCGGTTGACAAAAAGCTTTCGTTTTGGACATGCTCTCAATATAATACGGTCAAATTGTCAAACTATAATAATGATGAAAATGTGTTGTACAGCTTACATGCTGGATAAACTACATTGTCACTTAATTATAAAGATAACTGCGATGCAAATGCAAGTGCGAAAGATATAAATTCTATAAATACATCCAAAAGGGTTTAATGAAATGATAACAATCACTCCTTTTGTTACACACGCATAGAAAAATGAGACATCAAGAAATAACAGTGCACATGCACGCACTGAACCTGTTAAGTAAACTGACAGCAATGAACAAGGGTGGCGGCTTCGAATAATGATCTACCTGAAGTTTCAACGGGAAAGATAAACTCATAAATAAAGCCAGTGTATACAGGGAAACCACAGGCAACTACATCTCAAAATTGGCtatattgttttatgtattgtATCTTAACTTAATTTCTTGGATGAGTGCCGTCTGTTGTGTTTAACACATACAGGGTATATCTCAATATAATTTAATTCGAATTGTAATCGTAAAACAGATTTTTGCCTGCTAACGTTCTTGCCTGGGTAGTCACTAATCAGCTCAATGCGGTATTCCACCGGCTATTTTCAAATACTTCATCTCTGTCTTTTCTACCCTTGGGATAAATGTTGACCTGATTAAAGGACAAAAGCGACCCAGATGTGTCACTATGACCTAGGAGAGGGTAAAGTGTACTTCTTGAGGAGACCGGAAAGGTTTAGTGGATCCCCACCCCTGTTAGGCCTTCACAAACAGCTCAGCTTACATTGTTCCTGACACGGGTGCAAGTAATCCGAgtcatttttgccttttttccCCGCTTATGGGCTGAGCTTAAATCTCTCACAGGGATTACCTTCATTTTACAGTTAGTGCAGCAAAACCTAAACCTGAcaacattttttatgtattatttgCTTTTTAAAGTTTGGAAGCACATGTACTTACCGCGCCCGACAAACGTTTCCTTTCCGGTCTGCTGTGCTGTGGCTCAATGTCCACAAAGCTATCTGGAAAACAGTATTAACTTTGTCTTCCGTAGCTTTTTGCAACGACATAACGTCCCAttgtatagctacatgtaaataaatgttgccTATAGGCGTATAGTCGTGTGAAACCAGGGCGTACACTTTTCGAGCTGTGGTGAATGATGAACACAAATTTTCACGGGTTGAAAAACTTACAAAAGAACAGATAGAACACTTTTTAAGCCGTTATGAATGATGAACACAAATTTTCACGGgttgaaaaatttacaaaagaaCAGATAGAACACTTTTTAAGCCGTTATGAATGATGAACACAAATTTTCACGGGTTGGTATCTCAAACTTACAAAAGAATGGATAGAGCACTTTTCAAGCCGGGATGaacaataaattcaaattttcaCGGGTTGATATCTCAAGCTGACGAAGGGGCggggaaaatatttttcaagcCGGGATGAACAATGAACTCAAACTTTCTCGGGCTGATATCTCAAACTAACGAAGGAGCGGGGAGAGCATTTTTCAGGCCCTGGTGAAATATGGACatgatttatatatacatctccATCTGACAAATGGACAGATAGATATTATACAACGAAATATCACTGTAAagataagctttttgttttGGACGACACAATGATTATACAGGATTGTTATCTGTCTAACCAAACCTCACTTATACTCATTTTTTAAGCGTTTTCGTAATTCTATCCTCCATCTCCTGTGTGAAGAGAAATGGAGTATCGCATAATGGCACCGGTAGTGCCATTGTAGTTCAATGGCCATTTCTCAGGTGTTTAAGCAATTGCATACACCCAGTTGAAATGTTCAGCACACTTTTTTAAGCTGTTTACAAAGTGATCCAATCGCCATTAGAACAGTCCCATTAGTACCGAAGCTTTTGAAATTAAATCCAGCAATTTAATCTCAGCCAACACTCATCTGTCTGAAAGATGTACGGGAAATTTAGAGCAGGAGTTGGAGGTCAAAAGTCATATATCGACAGAAGCAACGAGCCTCACAACGACAGTGCATCGAACCTCATGACGACATTGCAACGAGCCTCACAACGACAGTGTAACGAGCCTCATATAACGACAGTGCATCGAACCTCATGACGACAGTGCATCGAACCTCATAACGACAGTGCATCGAACCTCATAACGACAGTGCAACGGGCCTCGTATAATGACAGTACAACAGGCCTCCAGTTGCGAGCTGGTAATCAAAGATTACTGAAAGTCTCAAATTCCTTCAGAGTCGGTCTACAGTATATAGCATTCCACTTTAAGCATATCCTGCACAGAATTAATAAGGGGATATTGATTTCGTACAGTAATATACCATATGTGTGGGTGTCATGAGAGACATTCTGTAGCGTACTCAGATCTAATTAACAGgttataatataaacatcagAAGACAAAAACAGGATAAAAATAGTCTGATCTATAACTACAAAAGGGGTGTTTGAATAACCAATCGGTAAGGGAATTATGAAAATGCCGACAACAAAGCTTATTTTTTGGGCTGAAGAGATTAACTCAGTATTTGCATTATGGCATATTTAAATTCACAGATCTTTTGTGATATGAATTGTCAGTATGTTATAAATCAGAAATTAATAGTTAATCAGCTCGCGATCTCTTTTGCGTTCATTTTGACAGAATGTTACAAGACAGAAACGCCAGTTCACCATCTCTTTTATAAAGCCGCGTTCAACTGGCGCGATTGTCAAGTCGATTCGTGAACGTGCCTAATGGACTTTTCCTATTTTCGTTCCACTTGCTGAATTCAACGAGTTGACGCGAAAATCGCACCGTGTGAACGTGGCTTTATGCAAATCAGATGAGTTAAAGTTTTTTTGAAGACTCTACAGTTTGGATACATTGGGATACAAGCTTGGAGAAATTAATAGCACGATAAATAGGTTTGAGCACCATATGTCACGACAGTTGGGAATCTGCGCATAACACTTCACGGAGATAATCGTCAAATACCCTTTTAAAACGAAAGTCTCTTTACTTCCTATCAGACCACGAGTATACACATCCATTGTGTACTAGCATTGTAAACGTTTTTAATGTGACTTCAGGCATTATCGCGCATGCGAATGATGCTCAATTCCAATGAAGAAGCATTGCTTTAAGGGACACCTGAAGCGCTTGGTTTATATTTCTTCAGATAGGGTAGGGTCTATATAACATGGAATTGAAGTACAAAAAAAGCCTATCAGCTGTCTTTTTGGGACGTGAAAATAGCAACAGTTCTTCTGAGGTTCCAGTGGTCAGGcaggaaattaagtagcctgctgtggttaCGTCAACGATggtagctgtcaaaacaactttgttgggccGAGAGCCCGAATTGGGGTGCTAAGCTGTCCCCGCGTTCCCAGTATGTCCATCGATGAGGTCATTTCCGTATATTTCCGGCCTCacacggaaaatatgcatagaaAGAGGATATATaccttaaaaatatatatatatttttttatactcttttgggcatatctttcttcatttccttCAAATCATAATCTTCGTTTTATAATACCTTTTCAAGTATTCTTTAGTcatcaaaatatttaaactcaTTCTGGTTTGCCTTTGACTGGAAATGCTGGCTATACAACACAGCCACACTCGCCAACCACCAATTCCATATCTTGTTTGATGACGTTTTGTCTATCATCCATCAGAAGCATTGACACCCGCCTCATCTTGGTCGGTGCACAGCAAGTCTGTAAATCTGTATGCAAGGCCTCTTCGAGCGCAGGGTTCGCAATGGAGTGGATGTATGTCTTCAGCAGGTTAGAATGATGAGTGTTGATGCCTGGCATACTTCTTGCTGCAGGTAAGACATTAGAATAACCTGTTACGCACAAATATACGtctctggatttttttttcacacataccGTACAGCACACAGTAGCTCTTACCCAAAATTACTGGAAAAGTTTACAGAACTGAGAAATGTTTCTCGCCCAGGTACGCTTGTAACCGCAGCTTGCCAAGGTGAGTTTATGACAGAGCTTTTACACCAATCGGCTGACAACTCCCTCTGTGTCTGTGTAAATTTAATGACAAATTCCGACATGACAATGGTGGGCTTGTGAATGCACGGTATTCAACCGTCAATTCTTAGATAAATAGATTGATGGTTGGTGTTCCGATATTCACCGATAATCTACTCAAGTTTTCACTAAAacgacagtggtcaggtttataaatggaggaaaccgaagttcCTGGATGAAAGCAAAGTGTCCGCAGGAAACCAAAGAGCCCCGAGAAAACCGAAGTGccagagagtaaaccagagacTATTGCTAGATGCCTGACAAAAGCGCGAGCGTCGGAAGCAGCAGAAATTGTCAAAGCTTAGACTATACAGCGCTAAAGTGTGATTGTAAGTGTACTTTAAgaagtttttcacatatacgataaCAATGGGCTTTATGAGCGGGGAAGGTCGGATTTCGCGGAGTAAACTACCGACCGTCGGCAAgtaactgataaactttcccacacgtGGCGAACACATGTGCAcatcatatttgtggaagacaagtggttttcaaagAAAGTACAAACGGTCACACCAGCATCTTCGACAGGTTGTTGGCGTCCAGGGGCTGTGAGAGCccaggaatctacaaattccctgtcctagGCCGGGCTCTATTAACGATCGAAAGGCAAGGGCCTTTAACCCCTAGATGTAAGACGATTTGAGTCGAAATGTTGGAGTGAAGGAGGCAACTCTCTTTAAACtgaagtgttacatttaacactgtgaGTATCACGAGGAGTGACCGCACTTACATGATAGcgaattacatgtatctgaccagttttattacGACTTAATGTTTAAACACTCTTCAAAGGTGTTCACATTTCAACTCTATTAAAACTCTGTTTCAATGGTTGGTTTATGATGTTGATTAACCAACTTTTAATGCAGTTGAAATGTGAACACTTTGACGAGTcttaaaacattaacactttaTAAAAGTGGTCAGATAACTCGTATAAGTGCAGTCACTCCTCATGATCTTCACTGTGTGAAATTCAACATATTAGTTTTAACGGTGAAATGACATTACCATTGCCTCACGTATAGTATGAGAgatgtatttacttattgtttattcggggcctccgtggctcagtcggttagcgcgctagcgtagcgtgatgatccaggagtctctcaccaatgtggtagttgtgagttcaagttcagctcatgctggcttcatctccggctgtacgtgggaaggtttccagcaacctgcggacggtcgtgggtttccccccgagctctgcccggtttcctcctaccataatgctggtcgccgtaagtgaaatattcttgagtacggcgtaaaacaccaattaaatacataaataaatacttattgCTTATTACTGTGGAATGAAGAAAAAGGCGACTTTTCTCACCTGTTTCGCAGGTACCGCGACAAAAACTTGGTTCAAAAGTTTTGGGAAAGATAATCCAGTCTCCCCAGCCGATTTCCTCGAAGTCGATCTTTAGTTTCTCCTTACAGCACACCTTGTTCCGTGAGTGGCAGTAATCTGGGAGTCCCCTCGGCACACGATGGCGTTCCGAGAAACGCACAATAAGCACAGGTCGAGTCTCGCTTGAAGTGGCTATTGGTGTCAGACGATGCCGTCCCGCTTTGCACGTCTTGCAGAATATCTGTAGTCCATAATTTCGGTGTGGCTTGTCCAGCCAGAAATCCACGGTTTTCCGCAGTTTGAATTTAACCCAGCCGTGTCTGTCTGTTTCGAGGGCGTCGACCACCTGTCTTAGCTGAGGACGGTTCTCATCCCCGGGCTCCTCCAGTTCGTAAACTACCAAAGTATGGTTGTAATGATCCTGGGGGTCGAACTCCTTGTACACCCACAGTTCTGCAGAATCGGCCCTTTGGCCGGAGTACCTACCCAGATCAAAGCTCACGCATTTAGCAGTTTTTTGCGGACAAGCCAGCAGCTCTGCAAGGGAAAGAAGTCAAAGTGATGCTCATGCTAGGCGGAAGTTATTTCCAAGCTAAAAGGTTGGAAGACTGTTGATATTGCTTGGACGAATGAAGAAGTGTTCTTTGCACTTACTTTTTACTGATTTCCCTCAAAACTGTTCATCAAGATTAAACCAAAGCGATcaatgaaacataaaaatacTATGCAGGCCGTAAAAAAGTGATTTTCTAGTCTGACTGATTCTTTCCGCCATATAGTTTGGTGATGAAAACTTTAGCAATTTTCTTCTAAAAAATCCACAGCACCGATCAAATGGATATTTGGTGTGCTGTTATGCAAGGACGATGAATTCCAATGAAATACAGAAGCTTGCAAATGTCATGTGACGTCACGTTATGAcctatttttgaattttaagttTACAAgtatgcagttacatgtagtttgtcttACTGAACACGACTAGGTGATCTATTCACATAGCTTCAATACCCTATAATTCTATAGTTTCTATAAGAGCCTTCTGAacaaagcattatggtgagaggaaaccgggtagagcccagggggcACCCACGAAcatgcacaggttgctgccggagaggaagacagcatgaactagacttgaactcacagcgaccgcattggtgagaggcacatgggtcattgcgccatgttGTCGTGATAAACCTGTCGActacggagcccccccccccccactagaAGGTATCAGAGCAATTATCCATGGAATGATGTAAGAATTTAGAAGTACCAGTGTCATGGAATTTAATCAACCACAATGATTGACTGTGACTAGTGACTAATACGCTTGTGTCATTTCTTATAAGGTTAACTACTTTTGAATCGTTTTTGTGCATTGCGAAAGTGACAAGGTAAACGGCAATATTTTCCATATCCCATATGCCTTAATACtaaaaataaagcacaaataccTGCCGTCAAGTGAGATAAATCATTGAAAGGTAAGTAACCTATGTAGTACAAAAATACTGAATTCGGTGGTTGATTACACCTGTGTCACACCGGTACTTCCAAATGCTGACAGCATTTGACAGTTGCCGTGATACCTTCTATCAAGGGAAGTAACATATGCATTACGAAAATACGGAATAGTTTAACGtccatgttttaaatatttgaagcGAAATGAAAATGTTATGCACTGCCTAAACATCTGTATGCTATGTGGAGCTAATTGCAGCTATTGTAGTCGAGTTTACAACCTAGCCCTCCGGTATAGTTTTAACGAACTATAACGCATAACAGTTCAAAATTGGCAAAACGTCTGTCTCCTCTTGAACTTTGTACAGTACTTAAAGCACGTAAGCGTACTAATGTAAACAGGATTAATTCGCATTTCTACATTGTTGCCCAGTGTTCGCTTAAAATAACCGGGGGTGGAAGAAATATATGCTTTCACCAACTGGTCTCAAGCAGGAAAGACACATTTAACTTTAATACCAACAACGTTGCAGCAACGGCTGTTACATTGCAATGTTCCAGAACAGAATTGGTCTGAAGCACATGCTAAAAACCCTGACCCCGATCCATGTAGCTGGAATTACTGATGGCCAGGGTTTAAATCTATGAACAaccaggtgtaaaaaaaaatcgcaaaaatGATTTACTGCGCGCTGCAAATCCCCGAAAGCTTTATGTCCCTGAGAGGCCAAGTTATCAACTTCCCCACCCTTTCACTTTAACGAAACTGGCAAGTTCTGATGAGCAATGATTGGGGATGAGCGAAGGAAAGTTGGAATCGGCCTCTAGACCTTAACATCATGGGTTTGAGTCCCCGAGTTCAGCACGTGTAACACTAACGAGCCAGATGCTTATAATTTTAACCATGCAACTTATATATACAAAGAAGATATTTACAtttagacaaaataaaaatatacggACTTTTTCGCTCGTACAGGCGTATCttgtgaatttttaaaaagcCGCCTAGTGTGTCCGCGCCTTCTACGGCGCATTACGCAGGCAATCTTGTCCGCCCCGAAATTCGCCtgtatcaaacatgtcagatactaGCGAAGAAATACAATAACAAGCGATCGACACGGAATTGTGTTGAActatgaaattttgtttgtgtcaaatGGTTTACTAGTCACATGATATAACCTACTGACGATGTTCATGGAAAAAATCCACCTTGTGTGTCTGCAACCATGCTGCGAATATCGTCAGCGTATTTCGCGGGCGAAAAAACCTGCCTAGTGTGTCCCCagcttaacgccacatgggctatatttcagccatatcgtggccaCCTACATTTGAAAGATCATCTCAAGGTAGTAGGACCAATAATTTATGGTGAATTTTCGAACAGATGGCAGTGGATTTGAATGGCGAACTgatgaaaaaatatgtttattaacaCTCGAACCAAAAATAACCATAATACCACGGACAGATTGAAGGAACATGTCCCAGATTTGGCCCCGGCCTGTTGAAGggcgaacaaaaaaaaaagagtgacATCTTATAAAGCCGAGTTCTTACAATTAAGAGGCTAGCATAAATACTCTTGTTCCGAGGACGAGTGTGTGTTGGTGGTGGCGGAGGGTGTGTGTTGGTGGAGGGGATGGGGTGGAGATTGGGGAGTGGTAACACAATAGCACAAATGGCAActgacaaatgacaaattttgcAAATCGAGTCAGCTATGTTAGATATTTATGCATGTTAAGTTACATAATTTGGAGAATTATCTTACCCTGTTCGGCAAAGACAACCGCCTGTGAGGGCAGGGAAGAGTCGGCGGTGTCTGGGATAGGCGGCTCATCCCTCAGAGCCGAATCTTCCAGAAACTGCGGCGGGATCATCGGCATGGGTCTTGTGATGTTCGGTGGACTCTCCATGCGCAATAACCTCAGGATTTTCAGCTTAATCAGTTCGATGTGCATCCTCCGAAGACTCTCCCGGAGCAAAGCTTCCTCAGCATCCCGCAACGTTTCGTTGGAAATAGCTGTTGACGACTCAAATGAGTGTGCCGATTTGGCGGAACTTTTACCTCGTTCTTCTGTCCGGGATTCCAGCTTGTCTTTCCCTTTCATCGTACTTTTGTTAGTCCGCAGTGGCATGGATAGGGGTTGTACTGCATGTCCTTCATGTTTTGCGTATCGGCTTAGTTTTCCCACCACAGGATGCTggtatttaggtacagtgtcCACATCTCCACTGTTTCTTGCTAAGCTGTCCACCTCACTCCTCGACTTCTTTCGCTTTGTTTTGTTCTTAGGTTTCGTCTTTTTCGACTTTACGTGATGATGGCTTTTAGACTTTTTGTGACGGGCTAGTTTTGTCTTTTGgctatgcttttgtttttgtgcCATTAATAAATACTTCGAGCTGCCCTTTGAGCCAAATTCAGTAGGCCTACCTTCCTTTGTTTGTGCCATTTCTTCCTTAACATCAACGTGCTTCTTTTTCCCGTGGACCTTTGGGGGAGAGTCGACCTCGTCGGTGTTACCGGCGGTTGTTGCTGCTGTTATGCCTGTTTCTCCAGCTTCTGTATCATGTACTGTGTGGTTTCTTTGTAGAGAGTGTTTGAAGAATTCTTTGGTTCTCTGACTAAGCCTGGACATGGTTGAATATTGAGCACCAGCGGACTGAGCTCGTTCACAAATACTGATGTTCAGCAAGGTTATTAGCAATACCCTGATGGCGATGTGCTTTCTGTACTGTGACATTGTCTTCCCAGTGCTGTGGTTTACCGCTGTAGTGTACACAGACGCCACGCGCGCACAAACCACGCGGCTTTCAAAATTCGGTCAGCTATAAAACAGATGGGTAAAATATTCCAGAAGCTCGATTTTTTACCCCCAAAGTTCCTGTCTTTTGTCGACGACCTAATTTCGGGTGTCAGCTAAGCCTTTTACTGGGTCCCGAAGCACTGCCTGCTCGTTTAGCCATTTTACCATCTGTCATACCATGTGGCAATCGTCGTTTTCACTTGTTGTTTCTTCGTGTATTTCAGATACTATACACTTGCTTACAGCAGACAGTAAACGTGGATAGTTGACTTCACTCTGTTCACGTCCAGCACGCAGCCAGGGCCGTTGTCAACTTGACACGATCGTCACATAGCACACAGGATGTACACTTGTGTACAAAGACAGCCGATCTTGTGATACACCCGTAATGCATTCATCACGGTCACTGCCACGCTTCTCAAAGGCTTCCTTGACATAGTTCACATAATTATACCCTCCCACTGGTTTTAATCTGCCTTTGGTATCTAAAACCAGGAGTCGATCAACAAGTCATCATTTCCGTTTGTTTCTGTTGGATAGTCAGAGAAAATCAATTAATTACCTACTAATTTCTATATTACAATCACTTGATGCCTGCAAGTGTGGGGCTTCTCGTTATATCACAGCCGTATACATGCCTATAGGTAACTAAGTCAGAGGTATTCTGAACTGACAGAGATCGACTTCATTTATGAGATTATATATTTGCGACGAAAGTGTCAACGTACAAGAACTTGACGTCACTCCTTGACCATGATACGTCATTTGCAGTGGTGACAGGTGGCTTGTATGACAGGTGGCTTGTTTATTTTCAGATAAGTAAGATTTCATCAATTGCGTTGATAGCAAACGGCGGGtttcgttctgtttttttatatacacgtaGGTTATAGTGTGGAAAAGAAGTGGCGTCATGGCGGTAGTTGACCCAAAAGTGCAACTTTATAAGAAGACCATTTTCCACGCTTCGCACGGTGTATAAACTCACATGAAGTTTTAAATCATACtagtttgaaataaataaatgaacgctGTTATTAAATACGCGTGTCCCACGAGATGACACGGATTCTCACTCCAAAATAACcagaatattttatattgatATTGATATTATGATGGGTATGAtaatgaatatgaatatatgatTATGATAATTATGAATATCCCTGGTAATCACTTACTGCACACAATTCTTTAGTGTAAGAGGCGATTCTCGATTGTTTAAATGGATATCGGTCGTTCCCTAAAAAAcagttaattaaattaatcCATTTTTTGTCCTAACAATTTCGGATGGAAAAAGAAGGTTTGAggtatatttattcaattggtgttgcatacaaacaatatttcatttatatgatggcagtgagGTTTATGGTttagtcatttatttgactgttgtttatcaccatactcaagaattttccgcTTATACATGTAAGCGATGGCGGTTAGTttaggagtggaggaaactggagtgtctggggtaaaccaccgaccattggcAAATTGCGGACGAACTTGCCCTACATTTggcgtacatatatgcacaacaTTTGGGTAAAAAGACAGTTGATTTTCAACTAAGGCTACGCTGTGCAGACGTCCATGCGTACTACAGCCCTGCAAACAGTGAGGGCGAGGTAATTCACAAATTCCTTAACAAAAacgggtttgaacctgcaactCGTGT
Above is a window of Liolophura sinensis isolate JHLJ2023 chromosome 7, CUHK_Ljap_v2, whole genome shotgun sequence DNA encoding:
- the LOC135470048 gene encoding inhibin beta B chain-like; its protein translation is MSQYRKHIAIRVLLITLLNISICERAQSAGAQYSTMSRLSQRTKEFFKHSLQRNHTVHDTEAGETGITAATTAGNTDEVDSPPKVHGKKKHVDVKEEMAQTKEGRPTEFGSKGSSKYLLMAQKQKHSQKTKLARHKKSKSHHHVKSKKTKPKNKTKRKKSRSEVDSLARNSGDVDTVPKYQHPVVGKLSRYAKHEGHAVQPLSMPLRTNKSTMKGKDKLESRTEERGKSSAKSAHSFESSTAISNETLRDAEEALLRESLRRMHIELIKLKILRLLRMESPPNITRPMPMIPPQFLEDSALRDEPPIPDTADSSLPSQAVVFAEQELLACPQKTAKCVSFDLGRYSGQRADSAELWVYKEFDPQDHYNHTLVVYELEEPGDENRPQLRQVVDALETDRHGWVKFKLRKTVDFWLDKPHRNYGLQIFCKTCKAGRHRLTPIATSSETRPVLIVRFSERHRVPRGLPDYCHSRNKVCCKEKLKIDFEEIGWGDWIIFPKTFEPSFCRGTCETARSMPGINTHHSNLLKTYIHSIANPALEEALHTDLQTCCAPTKMRRVSMLLMDDRQNVIKQDMELVVGECGCVV